From the genome of Desulfovibrio psychrotolerans, one region includes:
- a CDS encoding Hsp20/alpha crystallin family protein gives MNKDVAKAEATLHRVVPASDIIEQEDGFRIVMDVPGVVREALAIQIEENELTVTGRGGCATGEGVRPVHSEFCDVEYARTFTLTDMVDKDAITANLADGVLELFLPRAQAAKPRRIEITG, from the coding sequence ATGAACAAGGATGTGGCAAAGGCCGAGGCAACGCTGCACCGCGTTGTTCCGGCTTCCGATATCATTGAGCAGGAAGATGGCTTCCGCATCGTTATGGATGTGCCCGGCGTGGTCCGCGAGGCGCTGGCCATTCAGATAGAAGAAAACGAGCTCACCGTGACCGGACGGGGAGGCTGCGCAACGGGCGAGGGAGTTCGCCCGGTACACAGTGAATTCTGCGATGTGGAATATGCCCGCACCTTCACCCTGACGGACATGGTGGACAAGGATGCCATTACCGCCAATCTGGCGGACGGCGTGCTGGAACTGTTTCTGCCGCGCGCGCAGGCGGCAAAGCCGCGCCGCATAGAGATTACGGGATAG
- a CDS encoding symporter small accessory protein — protein MLGLGSWETALAFWLCIISAAGCVVYGYLNWNNSGTPDTVSIDDILPDDEYADK, from the coding sequence ATGTTGGGACTGGGAAGTTGGGAGACGGCACTGGCCTTCTGGCTGTGCATCATCTCTGCGGCGGGATGCGTGGTGTACGGCTACCTGAACTGGAACAATTCGGGCACGCCGGACACGGTTTCCATTGATGACATTCTACCGGACGATGAATACGCCGACAAATGA
- a CDS encoding response regulator yields the protein MKLRVLFVDDEPNVLNGLRLVLRSLREKWSMAFAGGAVEALEILAREPYDVVVTDMRMPGMDGGDLLSEVQRLYPDTLRIILSGYSDHKMIMKTVKPAHQFLTKPCNHKELEEVVERSMRLRTVLGNERVRAVFSDVDTLPSLPDVYASLEAELGKEDPSLHHIGNIIESDMGLTASLLKLVNSSFFGLRRHVSSPHQAVVLLGTDTVKSLMLVIELVKRFVVKKSLRFNAGLLWQHCTQTGHLARCLAVHADADKEVMDHAFIAGLMHDVGKLVLLTRLADDYAGVLELVRSRDYSVHDAEREVFCATHAEMGAYLLALWGMPAPVVEAVLGHHEPVQVPHEGFAPVTAVHVANVMEHELVIINPQYRKPAVDAAYIDSLGLTSRMQSMRMSCLALLEAAGKDPAS from the coding sequence ATGAAATTGCGCGTGTTGTTTGTGGATGACGAACCGAACGTGTTGAACGGTCTGCGTCTGGTGCTGCGCTCTTTGCGGGAGAAGTGGAGCATGGCGTTTGCGGGCGGTGCGGTGGAGGCGCTGGAGATTCTGGCGCGTGAACCGTACGATGTGGTCGTTACCGACATGCGCATGCCGGGAATGGATGGCGGCGACCTGCTCAGCGAGGTGCAGCGGCTGTATCCGGATACCCTGCGCATCATCCTTTCGGGCTATTCCGATCACAAAATGATCATGAAGACGGTCAAGCCCGCCCATCAGTTTTTGACCAAGCCCTGCAATCACAAGGAACTGGAAGAGGTGGTGGAGCGTTCCATGCGGTTGCGGACCGTGCTGGGCAATGAACGGGTGCGGGCTGTTTTTTCCGATGTGGACACCCTGCCTTCCCTGCCGGATGTGTATGCCAGCCTTGAGGCGGAGCTGGGCAAGGAAGACCCTTCGCTGCACCATATCGGGAATATCATCGAATCTGACATGGGGCTGACCGCCTCGCTGCTCAAGTTGGTCAATTCCTCGTTCTTCGGCTTGCGCAGGCATGTTTCCAGTCCGCATCAGGCAGTGGTGCTGCTGGGAACAGACACCGTGAAAAGCCTGATGCTGGTCATTGAACTGGTTAAGCGGTTCGTGGTGAAGAAATCTCTGCGGTTCAACGCCGGGTTGCTGTGGCAGCACTGTACGCAGACCGGGCACCTTGCACGTTGCCTTGCTGTTCATGCCGATGCGGATAAGGAAGTGATGGACCACGCCTTTATCGCGGGTTTGATGCATGATGTGGGCAAACTGGTGCTGCTGACCCGCCTTGCGGACGACTATGCGGGGGTGCTGGAGCTTGTGCGCAGCAGGGATTACAGCGTGCATGATGCTGAGCGCGAGGTTTTTTGCGCCACGCATGCGGAGATGGGAGCATATCTGCTGGCGTTGTGGGGCATGCCCGCGCCGGTGGTGGAGGCGGTGCTGGGGCACCATGAGCCTGTGCAGGTGCCGCACGAGGGGTTTGCCCCTGTTACGGCGGTGCATGTTGCCAACGTTATGGAGCATGAGCTGGTGATCATTAATCCGCAGTACCGTAAGCCGGCGGTGGATGCGGCGTATATTGACTCACTGGGGTTGACCTCGCGGATGCAGAGTATGCGCATGAGCTGTCTGGCTCTGCTGGAAGCCGCCGGGAAAGACCCGGCTTCCTGA
- a CDS encoding Hsp20/alpha crystallin family protein — MVIDFSTLYDFPKEMEKLFDDVARFQGTGGLGFRRPAYPLINIAEDDHNYYVEISVPGIPPKDVELTMTDRSLVIKGERKGTEGRYLRRERGMGSFQRIITLNVPVDRDKVTAAGSDGVMRVTLPKADSVKPRRITVTGAESKAIDV, encoded by the coding sequence ATGGTTATCGATTTCAGCACATTGTATGATTTCCCCAAGGAAATGGAAAAGCTCTTTGACGATGTGGCCCGCTTTCAGGGAACCGGAGGCTTGGGATTCCGGCGTCCTGCGTATCCCCTCATCAATATCGCGGAAGATGACCACAACTATTATGTGGAGATCAGCGTTCCCGGCATTCCTCCCAAGGACGTGGAACTGACGATGACAGACAGGAGTCTGGTCATCAAGGGGGAGCGGAAGGGGACGGAGGGCCGCTATCTGCGCCGTGAACGCGGCATGGGGTCTTTTCAGCGCATTATCACCCTGAATGTGCCCGTGGACAGGGACAAGGTGACTGCCGCGGGCTCTGACGGGGTGATGCGGGTGACTCTGCCCAAGGCGGACAGCGTGAAGCCCCGCCGCATTACCGTGACCGGTGCTGAATCCAAAGCCATAGACGTATAA
- a CDS encoding ABC transporter ATP-binding protein, producing the protein MTAEQTITRPERGIAAPHDRWVIRTENLTRTFTQGDLAVEAVKPLTLSIAHGEMVALQGASGSGKSTLLHLLALLDTPTAGHYYLNGTDTASMDDDERSAARNRLVGIVFQSFYLVPYISALDNVLLPGLYSPTSGRELKERARTLLERVGLADRMHFKPASLSGGQQQRVALARALLNDPPLLLADEPTGQLDSTTSTDILDLFQSINASGKTVVIVTHDANTAARARRRIEFADGNVSADTEQPAPALNTYSNK; encoded by the coding sequence ATGACAGCGGAGCAGACAATAACCCGCCCGGAACGGGGCATCGCTGCCCCGCATGACCGCTGGGTCATCCGCACCGAGAACCTTACCCGCACCTTCACGCAGGGCGATCTGGCGGTAGAGGCGGTTAAACCTCTTACCCTGAGCATCGCGCACGGCGAGATGGTGGCCCTGCAGGGGGCATCCGGTTCCGGAAAATCCACGCTTCTGCACCTGCTTGCCCTGCTGGATACCCCCACCGCGGGACACTATTACCTGAACGGCACAGACACAGCCAGCATGGATGACGATGAACGCAGCGCAGCCCGCAACCGGCTGGTGGGCATCGTCTTTCAGAGCTTCTATCTGGTTCCCTACATCAGTGCGCTGGACAACGTGCTGCTGCCGGGACTCTATTCCCCAACGTCCGGACGCGAACTGAAGGAGCGCGCCCGCACCCTGCTGGAACGCGTAGGGCTTGCGGACCGCATGCACTTCAAACCCGCCAGCCTTTCCGGGGGGCAACAGCAGCGCGTTGCCCTTGCCCGCGCCCTGCTCAACGACCCGCCTCTGCTGCTGGCGGACGAACCCACGGGTCAGCTGGATTCCACCACCAGCACGGACATTCTGGATCTTTTCCAATCTATCAACGCATCGGGAAAAACCGTGGTCATTGTCACCCACGATGCGAACACCGCTGCCCGCGCCCGCAGGCGTATTGAATTCGCAGACGGCAACGTCAGTGCCGACACGGAACAGCCCGCGCCCGCCCTGAATACTTACAGCAATAAATAA
- a CDS encoding efflux RND transporter periplasmic adaptor subunit: MRKLPILLALLLAAAGAGAWYWSSSRNVQETKVLQTVRLGKNTVRATLEATGIIKPEVGAIVKTGSRATGLIRKMYVRVGDTVRKGDLIAEIDDREQRASLAESEATLRRARAELARVENVYPLQINEARAQLRAAKAEADYLSLSLQRKTELVRQKLDSQDSLDEARQKHDVATNTFKAREATLRRLETEYTQERIMSQESVLAAEAALQSAEVRITYASIHAPIDGVVSQVAAQTGETVVAGLEVANLITILDPTRLEMWIYVDETDVGQIRPGMPVEFRVDAYPGRVFEGTVNQIYPEPEVRDNIVYYQALVRMTPETSAQLRPEMTTQCTVIVERKDDVLALPNDALKWVGGEQYVFVRGTGNAVTRVQPRLGLLGRDHSEVLEGLSEGDEVATRILLPAQGAAPARSGQ; this comes from the coding sequence ATGCGGAAACTGCCCATCCTTCTCGCCCTTTTGCTCGCTGCGGCAGGCGCCGGGGCCTGGTACTGGTCTTCTTCCCGCAACGTGCAGGAGACCAAGGTGCTCCAGACGGTGCGGCTCGGAAAGAATACCGTGCGGGCAACGCTGGAAGCCACGGGCATCATAAAGCCCGAGGTGGGTGCCATTGTAAAGACGGGCAGCCGCGCCACGGGCCTTATCAGAAAAATGTACGTCCGCGTGGGCGATACAGTGCGCAAAGGCGACCTTATTGCGGAAATAGATGACCGGGAACAGCGTGCAAGCCTTGCGGAGTCGGAAGCCACCCTGCGCAGGGCACGCGCGGAACTGGCCCGGGTGGAAAATGTCTACCCCCTGCAAATCAATGAAGCCCGCGCCCAGCTTCGCGCAGCAAAGGCAGAGGCCGACTATCTGAGCCTGAGCCTGCAACGCAAGACCGAACTGGTCCGGCAAAAGCTCGATTCGCAGGACAGTCTGGACGAAGCGCGCCAGAAACACGATGTGGCCACAAACACCTTCAAAGCGCGCGAGGCCACCCTGCGGCGGCTGGAGACCGAATACACGCAGGAACGCATCATGTCTCAGGAAAGCGTGCTCGCCGCCGAGGCAGCCCTGCAATCCGCAGAGGTGCGTATAACCTACGCGTCCATCCATGCCCCCATAGACGGCGTGGTGAGTCAGGTGGCCGCCCAGACAGGCGAAACCGTTGTGGCAGGGCTGGAGGTGGCGAACCTTATCACCATTCTGGACCCCACCCGCCTTGAAATGTGGATATACGTGGATGAAACCGATGTGGGCCAGATACGCCCCGGCATGCCGGTGGAATTCCGCGTGGATGCCTACCCCGGCCGCGTGTTTGAAGGCACGGTTAACCAGATTTACCCGGAACCGGAAGTGCGCGATAACATCGTGTACTATCAGGCACTTGTACGCATGACACCGGAAACTTCCGCCCAACTGCGACCGGAAATGACCACCCAGTGTACCGTTATTGTGGAGCGCAAGGATGATGTTCTGGCCCTGCCCAACGACGCCCTTAAATGGGTGGGCGGCGAGCAGTACGTGTTCGTACGCGGCACCGGCAACGCGGTTACGCGCGTACAGCCCCGTCTGGGCCTGCTGGGGCGCGACCACAGCGAGGTGCTGGAGGGCCTGTCAGAAGGCGACGAGGTGGCAACCCGCATCCTGCTTCCCGCTCAGGGAGCGGCCCCGGCCCGGAGCGGACAATGA